From the genome of Tolypothrix sp. NIES-4075:
AACGCCAGATGCACGACTGTCGGGAAACCATGCACGGCAGTCGCTCATGGGGGGAACCCCCTTTCTGCGCGCTGCCTCACCACGGCACTGGCTCCTGTTAACCGTCAACGCTCCAACCAACAATTAACTCTTTACTCAAAGCTGAATTTGGCAAGGACGAAATGAGCGACGATGCAGTGGGGAAGCACCGTAGTGTTGCAGCGCGGTTAGATGTCGCTGGCTGCCATAACCTTTGTTTTGTTCTAGATCGTACATGGGATATTTTGATGCCAGACGCACCACCAAATCGTCACGCCAGACTTTCGCAACAATACTAGCAGAGGCAATGGTAAGCGATCGCTCGTCACCTTTGACTATTGTTTGTTGCGGCATTAACAAGCCTTTGACCAACTGATTGCCATCAATTAAGCAAAGTGCAGGCTGTACCTTCAACTTCAGCACGGAACGCTTCATCGCTAAAAGTGTTGCCTGCAAAATGTTGATAGAGTCAATTTCGGCTATTGTTGCAAAACCGATTTTCCAGTCAATCGCCAATGCACAAATTTGCTGCGCTAACTGAATTCTTCGAGAACTAGACAGCTTTTTACTATCTTTAATTTTAGCCGCCATCAGAATGGGTATTGCGCTTTCTGGTAGGATAACTGCTGCCGCAACTACAGGACCAAATAGCGCACCCCGTCCCACTTCATCTACACCTGCAATCAACCCTTGCTGAATGTCTGAATAGCCAGACAATTCCAGCCAAATCGATTCTCCTGGAGATGTTGGCAATCTTAGAGAAACGACAGCTTGCTTTTTCTGTACCATTACGAAACTTAACTTTTACGCATCGAGATCCATAGAACCCCGACGGCGACGACGACGTTTGTCAACAGGGGGGCTGTTAACTTCAGTTTCATCGACAATCGCGGCAAAACCTGATGGTTGAGTTACATTCTCTGTAAATAATTCTGGTTGTGGTTCTGGTTGTAGTTCTGGTTCTACTTTTGGCTCAACCTTCTTAATTGGAGTTAGTCCAATATTTACTCTTTCAGGAGCAGTTGATTCGGAAGTACTTACTCTTTCTGGAGTGCTTGGTTCTGAGGTAAATTCAGGCGGTGTAGTTGGAGTTTGTCCTGGTGGAGTAACGTTAATAATCACAGACTTGGGATTTTTGACTTCCCGATTCAAGCGTACCAAAGGAGAAATTCCCATTAAAGCGAAAACATCTTGCTCTTGAGGTGTCATTTCTACAGAAACAATTTCTGGTGGTTCTACCACTGGTTTGACTGGCTCTGCCTTAGTAATTTTTATCCGCTCAGTTCTATCAGTCCAAGGAGCTTTGTTAATGCTGGGTAAGGATATTTCTGGAGTTCCTGGTGGTTCCGGTTCGCTATCAATTTCTAAGTCTGGGTCGTTGACAAAAGACAGCGGATTGGCAATAACTCGTGGCTCTTCTTTGCCGTTGCCTCCATTTATACTAATTCGACGACGCCTGCGAACACCACCAGCACGCTTGTTATCTCCTATCTCTTGATAGCTGGGATGATTTAGATTCATCGGATTGAATTCCGAGTCAGCATCTAATCCTTCATTAAATCCCTCGTAGCTTTCGCGTCGTTCTGTTATGCTGGTTGCTGGCAAACGCGATTCTCTATGCGGCATAGATACAAAACGGTCTGGTACTTCTGCTGGTGTTGGCAATCTGTTTTCAGTTTCTCCCGGCAGATGTACTATATGCCCTAAACCGCCACAGGTAGGACAAGTTTGACCAAACAATTCGTAGATGTTTTGCCCTT
Proteins encoded in this window:
- a CDS encoding ribonuclease HII, with the protein product MVQKKQAVVSLRLPTSPGESIWLELSGYSDIQQGLIAGVDEVGRGALFGPVVAAAVILPESAIPILMAAKIKDSKKLSSSRRIQLAQQICALAIDWKIGFATIAEIDSINILQATLLAMKRSVLKLKVQPALCLIDGNQLVKGLLMPQQTIVKGDERSLTIASASIVAKVWRDDLVVRLASKYPMYDLEQNKGYGSQRHLTALQHYGASPLHRRSFRPCQIQL